One Perca flavescens isolate YP-PL-M2 chromosome 5, PFLA_1.0, whole genome shotgun sequence genomic window, CCTTAAAGGGAAACTATTTCTCACATAGAGACAAGTATTTACTACGCCTGTGAAAACTGTTGTAAAATGCTCTGTAAAGTCTGACTAAATAACCCGGAAGATTTATAATGTAAAGGCACAACCcatttttcagcccttctgtaTCTGCTTGTGTTGTCCAATTGGCagcgtgtctctctctctctatgccATGTATGTGTTGTCAAGTTGGTGAATGTTTTACTCCGTTAGCTTGTGTTCTATTTTCATTTGCAGCATGTTTTCTAAAGGCTACGTGTAGTTGTCAAAGTCCTTGCTTGtgttttgcttgtgttttgtctatttgcatgtgttttgcaGTGTGTTTCCCTGCCACCCTAGCTTTCATTGTTAACACTTACAGTATCCAAATGTCAAATTGATGTTCATATAATGGGATGTGTAACCTGAATTAGCAGATGTTTTCAGTCTGCAGTTTCTGTTTCTTTAGTGACCCCAAACAAGATTGTTGCCATATGTTTAGAGTAGCAATGTTTCCATTACATTCATCATTGAGTCCCTGATTAAAAAGGTGTCCTCTTGGTCAAGATAGCTTGTTGTTTTTACCACATGTCCTTGCTTGCATAGACAAGGTTAGCAGTTTTGTTATGCTATTCCTTACATAGGTTGCAGAAGCTAACGTGATATGTTGATGATGATATCACCTAGTCTGgttatcaccagaccaagctcaatcttttaagattgaacattagtctggggagtctgctctgtattttctactgcacaagatgcgtgatcaacgggcatagttcaatgactctgtacgcaaatagtccttcaaccaatcagaccgacaatctgggtgacgtagcagcaacagcggcatcaacgagttgctgcgctttggtggccgctatgttgaatgtaaacaagaagctgctgggTCGCTTCTTTATcatcatcgtgttaaacccgctaatagcgcgccaggtggataagccagtttgtgattggtccccgcaaaattgtaacggaagcaggattgataaatgtacaggtttccagcctgagctgcagtgcgaaatcaaatcgcccgcagatcgggctgggtttacccagtctagatATCACCCATTGAAGCCAGCTAACTCCCTCTTTGAAAACACACACCTGCTAAAAGcaatccccccctcccccaggcTAAAATGAATACTTAACCTTACTTTGGTAGAGCCACTGTGTTTGTTAAAGTAATCGCAAGATGCCATATCAGTCACAAGGATACTATAAAAGCTTTTATGAAGCATATTGTTTTCTGTATTAAATTTCAGTCAGTACTAAGTACAGCCGTACAGTGTTGCCTAATATTTAATCTTCCATTACATGTAATGACATTATGGTTAGTATGTAATGACAATTGGGAAAAAAAGATCCCGACGAGAACCTGTTTTATAGGAAACGCCCAGTTATTCACACCCCGATACACACCTTTTATTCTTTCACACCGACAGATACTTGTGTATTAGTGTAAAAGTGTAATGGGATTGGAATTTGGACCCATACATTAGCCTGCTGATATATTATAAAACTAGTGTAGTCTCAGGCTGTAGAGTGTGCTGATAAGACTATGCAAACTACACAGCAGTGCAGGAATAAAATAATTCAAGCTAAACTGATTTAATTGGCACATGTTGTGATCATTAGGAGCATACTAGagctatttattttaaaacaatgtATTACCAACATATTTTGAATATTGCATGCTATAATTGCATCATGACAGTCTGCATTTGTAATAGAAAGATGGCTCTACATGCAAGTATGATGGTGCAAACACCAATACTCTGAAAGGCATTGAACTGAACACAAACTTATTGAATAGAAGGACTTCATATAAGCAGTCAGCACCTatctgtgaaaataaaatgtgttgtatCTTCATGGCTCTTAATGAAAGCTGATAATATTGACAACAACTCTTTTAAAGTAAATAGTAGGGTAAAACCTCTTAGGGTGTTTCTGATTTGGTACTGATTTGCATTGCGTTATTTACCCGTCCATATTGGCAGCATTCATTTGGTTAGCATTTTATCATTTTGGCTCACTGTGAATGTGGACAATtgcttggaaaaaaaactactaaAACGGAAGAGGAACTGAGATGAGAAGTTTCTAACAGGTAGTCTCACTTCTTGTGCACTGGCCGAGCAGTGAGGAAGTGATCACCTGCTTCGTTGCAGTACTACCTCTCTACAGTCTCCTATTTTTGTAAGCCCTTAGCGTGGGCAGACTTCATGTGAGGTAGCCCACACTTTTTCACGCGGTGATTTTATATCATGCTGGTGAGAAGTGTTTCAATGACATAGCTGCATCAGGTCATTATGTACAGTAACATAATACGTATACATGTGCATCAGTCCAACAGTGAAAGTAATGTGAGAGTATCTGTCTGACATTTTAATACTCACTAGGCCTGACACCTGTACTTGACACCATTGCTTAAAAGAGTTGTATTATTACCCCTGATTGGTAAGAGATGTTCTCAATCTGTTTTTAATCTCTGTCTAATTTGTTAGAGGATGTTTACCTTGTCTTAATGAGCTAGGTCAGAGTGCCGTGACCTCAAATGTGGTGTTGACGACAAGCAACTAAGCGCAACTGCTGGCTCATCCGAAAAAAAGGAAGTCTCAAATGAGTGTCAAAATATTTGACAGGGCTGCTAACCTGCAGTGTATTTTGACTTGCACAGAAGTGGTTCAGGACAGTTTTTGTGGCATTACTGTAAATGCTATTggccttatatatatatatatatatatatatatatatatatatatatatatatacacacacacacacacacacacacacacacacacacacacacacacacacacacacacacacacacacacacacacacacagtacaggacAAAAGTttagacacaccttctcattcaatgtgtttctttattttcatgactatttacattgtagattctcactgaaggcatcaaaactatgaatgaacacatatggaattatgtacttaacaaaaaagtgtgaaataactgaaaacatgtcttatattttagattcctcaaagtagccaccctttgctttttttgataactctgcaaacccttggtgttctctcaatgagcttcatgaggtagtcacctgaaatggttttcacttcacagctgtgctttgtcagggttaattagtggaatttgttcccttattaataaaaaagcaaagggtggctactttgaagaatcttaTACACAAAATGCTTAGGAGCACAGTAGGAATGTATCAGAATCAGCCATTTTTATGTaccagtgcccgttgaaaatgtgcccgTTTGGAACGGGCCAATTGCTTgacctgtggtattgctgcttgtagaatgcttcaaaaccaaattgtaccccaaaatgacttacagaaggacgccaaaccacttaatatgcaactccactgtatagcctgacagtgtaggctactacttctacatcagagaAAGACATTGTGCtatatatttacctgacagagaacgctgcagattcagaatgtaatcacaaaatatcacaatgaaaatgtggagtaatcagacattagcctcatggactcatggcccCTCCACCCGGCTGTTATGAGAGCTGagttaatcaaccaccagagtgtgtgtgtgtgtgtgtgtgtgtgtgtgtgtgtgtgtgtgtgtgtgtgtgtgtgtgtgtgtgtgtgtgtgtgtgtgtgtgtgtgtgtgtgtgtgtgtgtgtgtgtgtgtgtgtgtgtgtgtgtgtgtgtgtgtgtgtgtgtgtcccgagagagagagacgtctCGTGTCGTATGATCATTAACAAATTCAACccttcagcagaggtgttcatttccatacaggtctagtggcttgacggttaacgaTGTAGTACGGATTTGATTCGCGGGGGTATTTTGGTGGCGGTAAATTTATTACTGTTataagttagcagtagacttaattaaaggtgctctaagtgatgtgatgcgttttttaggctacaacactTTTTGTCACATAACACATCAACCGACTCCTtgcggttattggctggaactctgtttgttatggttcatggtgcagtttgtttttgttggcgtttgtggagcctgggctgtctaaagagaccgtgtttttttacagtgtgttcaggggacaggcagctagcggatagtgaggagatgtttgctgtatgtgacaaaaaatgttgtagcctaaaaaaacgcatcacatcacttagagcacctttaacccgacccagggtgagtctgatgaaaactgatgtgtctgcccggttcagctctgagattttctcgcattgcacagcgctgtgaaggaataatctccgagaTTACATAATGTTGCCTAACTCTGTTTAGAagtgaatgtaggctacagcttaCAGCAAGTTAATACTATACTGTAGTGTCTGGCttatatccagcaatcatgtagctaacgttggaagcaggaaaagagtcaaaaGAGGTAGTAAGCAACTCTGCAAACACTTAAATGATTGTAGTAAGTACTGTATGGTCTGCTTTAGATTTTTccctatctctgtctctcttgctgGCCCTCTGGCTCAGTCTTGTCTCTTCATGATTTCACTGTCAGATAAATATTAATGGCAATAGCATGTTAAAGAGATGTCTACCCTCCAGGTCTCATACCAGCAGTAATTTCATGCATGTGCAGACTTTAGACAGAACTGAAACCTAATTTCTGTGCCTgacaattttttgttttgttttggtacAGATCATGCTGTTTTACCtcgaaataaataaatataaaaaaataactgagATGTCTCTCTTATGTTAGATGGCAGGGAGGTTTAGGGTTAAAAATATTAGTTGACTGAATGACAAACTCAACTTCTCCTCTGTCTGTGACCTTTCACATCCTTTATGCTTGTCATGTACGTATGTACCAGAAACAGAACTGCACCTCAGCTAGGAATCTTTAGTATGCAAGGTATTATCAGAGTTGATAACCACATTATACCTATggaaaaaagtttgttttgctttttaacgTTTTCAGGCAGTTTgagtgttttgaaatgttttcatcACACAAGCTTCACAGGGAGATAGTCTAGCAGCAACAGGATAAACAACAGTTTATACATAAATTACCAATACCTGAATAGCAAAaatctattatatatatatatatgattaatttcattatcgattaatccATCCAAGTTTCTCAaagtccaaggtgatgtcttgTCATGTTTTATCAgtctaaaacccaaagatattgagttatatgatataaaaaaataaaacacctttttctgttattttttttattatcaaaatagttgacagGGATTTTTCTGTCAGAAACATCTGCAGCAGCAACTTGTTTTGACTGATTCAGCATGGGAAATGTGATCTAATAATGTGAGATTTCTCACCACCAACAGTCTGTACACTAAAgcactgtattattattatttttttttattagaaggTTATCAATGAACAGCAATCCTTTAGTTTTTTGAGATTTTTTACCTGCCACATTAGAGAGCGTATTGCATGTCCAAAGTTGAGAATGTCACAATTATTGAGTGCCGCATCACTTCCCAACAACAAATTGAAAACATCTAAGCTAATCTTTTTGTCCGGGTTCGTGTTGAATGTGAGTCTGTGTTGATGCTTGTTGTAGCCGTTAAaaggtgtttgtgttttgttgttccTCAGGGTGCCCCACTGCCTTAGCTTCTAGATGGGTGAATCAGGCTCACGCCGCTCTACACTTGTTTCCCGCCTGCCAATCTTCCGCCGCAGCAGCAGTAAGAGGCAGGagtctctcccctcctctccgtCTTCGGGGGGACAGGGCAATGGCGTCCACACCTCTTCACCCTCCAGCACCAACTCCAGTTCTGGCAGTACCGGGAAACGCCGGAGCCTTTTCCGAACTCCATCTCTCAATTTCTCAGCTAAACGGAATAGTGTTCCACGTGTCCAGCCTATTAACCTAAACCTCACCCCCCCGCTGACACAGAGCACTGACACAAACGGGAATAACCAGCAGGCGATAACAACGTCATTGTCAACAGGGTTCAGTGAAGGCGGTGGACGCCCCAAGTCACGCCACTCGTTTGGGTTTGGCAGCCACAAGCAAAAGAAAATCCCACGCTCTCAGACCGAGGATTTTGAGAAAgtatcctcctcctcctcctcctccacagccaATCGAAACGTATTCATTAACTGCATCAGTGGCTCAGGGGCCAATGAGGGTGACGACTCTGGGTTCCTCGATGACTACAGCGGCGGCAGCAATAACAAACGGTCGTCGCGAAAGAAACAGCTGCTGCCCAAATCGTTCTCAGCTCACCACCGCTTCTCCCGGACCTCCGATCACCACAGACCTCCAGAAGTGAATCTGGAACCTCCGAGCTCCACCACCATCACTCCAGGGGCAGGTGGGCTCACCCCGGGGTCGTGGCCAGGGGAGCTGCTTGGCGCTGGAGGGGAGAGCTCACTCCAGTCCCCGATGATATCAGAGGACCGAACCACAGCCATCACCCCTTCAGAGTTCATCCCCATCACGGAGGATTCTGTGTCCGAGGTGGATGCTCTGCCAGCTCCCAGCCCCGGATCTGGTCTAGCCCCAGAATCTGCCTCTGTGCCTGGGCCGGCTGTAGACACGGCTCCACCTGAACCCCCACCTGCTCCAGAGAACTTCAGCGTGGCTGTCTCTAACTCCCAGGTAGTGTGCTCTTTTTAcgctcttttctctctttctgaatCAAAAGGGTTAATCAGTATAGACAAACAGTATGCTCCATGTCAAAAGTGGCTTGTAATCGTAATGCAAcagcatttcattaaaaaaaacaacaacattttgacAAGCGTGCTAAATTATCGGAGCAATAAATCTTTCTGCTCGTAAACACAACAAACAgtattttttatgtgtaaaaagATTGCACTATTAGTGCTTCAGGAATAGACAATACAGCCTTGGATGTCAAAAACCATAAAGGAGGAATATTTATGACATCTGTGCGGAATCTGTGAAATATGGCATAAAAATTGAGCACCAGGCatgaaaaatgtctgaaaactgCCCTCCACGTTTCACACCATTGTGTGCACAACTTTTCCTTCTTCAAAGAatgtattctattttatttcctGGCAGAGGAGGGATCTCCAGAAAGAAAAGTATAACAGCTGCAAAGACAAAGCTCTGCACTTAGTCCATTGAATTAAATACGGTATAACTGTGCTATCTAACCATGCACACTTTGTTGCCTGAGGACACCCATATCTGCCTACTAAGTGCATTCTAAAGTTGGTTTTCCTCTCTGTAAACTGTCAGGTTTTTGCATCATTGGAGTTCATAAATGTTCTTGCatttgtaacattttaaaatgccattgaagcatgttctgtttttttacacacattcaGTCCTCTTCTCAGGTTTTCTTCACTCCAGCCCAGTCCAGCACTGAAAAACCTTTACTCCCTGACACCAGCACGGCAAACAACACAGACTATGAGACCGCCATTTCCCTCTCAGAGCCTGAGACAGCAGTTCCCTGCCTACCCCTGCAGGAACAATCACtggaagagaggaaggagaggtcGGAGGAGAGAAAGGAAGCGAGGGATGAGTTGTCAGCAGAGGAGAAGGAGTtggtggaggagaggaaggCAGGTTACCACACAGAGACCACAAGTGAGAGTGAGGCATGTGTGGTACGCAGCGAGGGTTGTCACTCCAACCCAGAGCAATCGGAAAGAAGGGCAAGAAACATACGCTCTATTCAAGAAAGAGGAAGTTTCTGTGGCTGCCACGAGCCAAGGTCCTCTCACTTGAGGAAACCACATGCAGGTATGAAACTCATGCAAACACTTGtaggaaaaaaatcatagattcacacacacacaaatatcatACACAATTGTACAGTGGGAGTTACAGGCCCGAGTTGATCCCTCATGATAACTGAGACACACAGATGGACTGTGCAGTGATGATGTGTGCgggcatacagtatatacagtatttgctgTATATGTAGCCTGTTGCTCGCTATTATGACACATAATGCTTTTTTTGGTGACATCGATGTATCCACATGCTCTTTATCCCAATCACGCTTTTGGTTTACTTGCTTTCTGAATTACACACTCAATTTGCCAAAATAATTTAGCAGTTTAAAGACAAACAGATGACATGTTAATATGTATAtgaatatacatacatattaataTGATGTGATGCCTTGCACCTGCTCCTTCAGTGTTGTTTGGTTGTATTACTTCATTATGCATGACTGAGCAAGTGTGAACAGCATAGTCAATAAGTATCTTTGAGAGTTGATTACCAAGCCTCTCGAAGAGATTCCTCCAGGAAACTGGTAAATGTGTGGGGGGAAAAACTGGGCTAATCATAATCAAAAGTATTATTATACTCATGTCTTGCTCCGCTTGTTTCCACCTTGTAATTTAAAAATACTAGATGACTAGTATGGACAACATAATTTTTTCTCAACTTCCAAATTCTTTGGTAAATCAAAGTTGAGAATGTTTCCAAATATTACAAGAAATTGTACAGCTTGAAAACGGATTTGAAACTCTTGTAGCTGTCACTCCTAGCAGTAACTCAGAGACGGTTAATCTGAAAGAAATGTTCTCagtcaaataaatcaatgtcaGTTATTGGTGACGGTAGTGAAACAGCGTGTGTCATATACTGACAATTTATTCCTTAACCAAAGATGATTTGTTACTATCGTTCTCACTTCTTCAGCTGCTGTGACATATTGCAGAGGAGGTTTTTTAGCCCAGGCTTCTCtcgtaaaataaaaattaatacaTTTGCTGTAAATCTGCAGCCCATTATGTTGTTACAGTTGTTTACCTCATGTCAAATTTTGATCAGACACTGACAAACATGGATTTCTGGGTGAGTTAATTACCTTTTCAGGAAAAGAGATAGATAACTTAAACTCATAAGGAGGTTTCTCTTAGACTAACTAACCATGTGATTAGGAATCAGAGTTTAGTTGCTGCCACTGATAATTTCCTTTTTGCCGATACTGAAATGTCACTTTATTAATTCTCTGCTTGCAGTTTAAACTGACGCCATTATTATGAGATTTGGAAACTAATGAATATTATCAACATTCAAACATGATCAAAATATCATAGTCAAAGGCTAATCAATAATTAGGATTACAATTTAATTTCTAAATATGGACAATTATACACAATCCAGGACCAGCACAAATACTGCTGGAGGAAGTATTTGAGTTATAGTTGACCTGCTCATCTTTCTGTTATATAACAAACTCTGGAAGCCAGCATTTTGCAGTATCAATGGACTATTGTGACACacacaaggcaaggcaaggcaaggcaaggcagctttatttatatagcacatttcagcaacagggcaattcaaactgctttacataaaacattaaagagcagttagaaaacaattaaaaaacaataacacacacacacacacacacacacactgtcctggGTGTCCATGTTTAGCTTCCAGGCAGTGGGAACTACAGACAGACTACAGCAATAACAGAGCcacaaaaacagaattttaCTATATTAATTTACGCAAACAGTGTTACAGGCTTCTGGTATGTGTCTGATTTTCCTTTCTTGTTGAAATGGTCTGAGCCTGTAGTAAAATGGTTGGAGATACAAGGAGACATGATGGTGATCATGTGGCTTCTTCAGTGTTTTGTTGCTCAAAAAACTGCAAATATCCATATATCTCATTTTTTCAGAATGAGTTCACAAGAACAAATACAACAAagaagacacatacacataggggaaactatgtgtgtatgtggttgtgtgcaaatgtgtgtgaaagtgGGTTTCATGAAGTGCTgttaaagcaaaaacaaaaaaacaaatgtgttttttaacttTCTCTCAATAAGAGGACTTGGCATTGTATGTCTGTTTTCACATCTTTCTATTAGTAGCTCAAAATAGTGTAATAATAGCAATCTCTTTGTCTGACTAAAGAGTATTTCCCCTGAAATATCACATTCAATATCTAGTTTTATTAGTTTTGTCACACAGCAAGGTTGGTGTAGGTACTCAgatcatttgaaattgaaattacaaaaaaagaaataaataccaTCTGACCAAAAAGCAATATGGCTGGAGAGCTTCAGAAAGGGAAGATGTAACTTAATTTAAAATACTGAATAAGTTAGAGCTGCTTTGTCATTAAGTTTTATGAAAATAACCTAATTTCCTACAGGAAATGGGGCTGACTGCTACCATTggaaatataattaaaaaatgattatgTCTCTGCTTGTGAAATCACTGTCACAACTGTTTCACCTTAATTCATTTGTCTATCTGACTTTCTTCCTCTCGTTACTTGTTTCTTTCCTCCAGCCTCTCTGTGTAGCAGCGTCAGCCCCTATCATGAGGTGATGCGGATGGAAAGGCGTCTTCGCTCCTCATCTGAGGGGGCTGGTGGGCCTCGTATCCATGGAAACCACAGAGATGCCCCAGGCATGGAGGGCTGTGGTCTGctcaaacacagaaacaacTCCTCTTCATCCAAACTGGGAAGTCTGGTAGGTCTGTCTtgagctgtgtctgtgtgattttatcagttaacacacacacacacacacacacacacacacacacacacacacacacacacacacacacacacacacacacacacacacacacacacacacacacacacacacacacaaagaaatgcaCCATAACAACATTTCAAAACACAATAGgagtaaaataaaatcaatttagAAATAAACCAAATAGGAATTAAGTTACAGGGCAGTAACATATTGCCCCagatttaaagcaacactatgtaacttttagctgcagctgtagttccaatgaaacCTGTTGGGGGACGGTCCCCCTCGCGTCGGGTAGCgcgagttgtagttccaataagacaacctgtagggctaaaagttacatagtgttgctttaataaagaaaactaaaatacaCTAGAAATGATGAATGTGTTTAAGACGGAGCTGTGAAGGTGTGAAATAATGCCCTACATAGTGGTATTTATACAGTAACTAGATGTGGGCATTGTGTAAAATCACACACAGATATTTAATATGTCCACAAACTTGAATCCAACTTCATCCACAATGTGTGCCCTTAGCTGTTTATTTGTGTAGCTGTGTACTCACACTTACAACTCTGCATATCCAGGAACTGGAAAACCCACCACTGGATTACCAAATTGCCATTGCATCATTACAGGAAGAGCCCTGGGGATGAAAAGAACGAATGTAATTGGCCACATTTGTACCCAGCTGCTACACACTCCCTTATAATGTACTGCATGATAGGAGATCCTTTCTAATCTCACCCAGTACCCATGcctctggcaaaaaaaaaaaaaaaaagtgttccaGCACGCCCTGGGCAAAACCAGGCACAGGGCACTTGACTCTACTTTGCAGCTTTGATGCACAAAAATAGTGCTCTTAATTTTGCTTTCATTAATAGTGCCTGTTTACATTTAGATTGAGGACAAAATATGGTATGTTGGTGATTGAGGATCCGGGTAATCTCAGAAACTGACTTCTCTTGACCTCATTTTCAGATGTTAAAGTTATTTAATAGGAACTATAATCTAAATGGAGCTAAGTGAGAAATGTCACACATGTAATAGTGATCCATAGTGCTGTATTGTCTTTGCCATAACAAACTGGCACCTCTTAATGTGTCACTCGTCGTAATATTCAACAGCTCAAATTAAGCATAAAAATCTGTAAATAAGTAatactgtttgtgtgtacacGTGAATTTGAAAAGGCACAAAAGGCTGGTTTCTTACATTTAAAGCTATTCAAGGCAAAGCCCAGAAATGATGTTCCGTGCAAGTGTGAATGGATAAAGTACTTTGAAAAACTTCAGTCATATGTAGGATTTAAgcattatttcctttttttttttttagctttgtttgTCTAACAAACATTGCACACGTCTTTGTTGATGCATGCTCTAGCTATATCCCCATTTGTTTCTAGGGAAAGGCAATAGCTATTATTGTGTATGGGTTGTTTTTACAACACACACGAGGAAGCTCTGTGGGAGGAAAGCTAGTTTAAGTTAATCCCATTTATTTTACCAGGGACTATAGGCTTTTGCTAAGAGATTAAAAAGGACAGGGATACACACAGCACATTGCTATGTACTTTACAGACTGCATTTGCTTCTGACTGCTACAGAAGGCACACACTTTACCAAATGTGGACTtatctcttcctttctttccttcGTTCTATAAAGGGCTCTTCAGGGGCCTAAATTGTGCAGAAAGAGCAGGAGCCTTGGAGTGTATATTCAATTATGTACCACCACTTATCCTCTTTCTTTTAGTTTGATAAAAGTTTGTTGGTTAGCAGAGGGCATTTATAAAGCTTATGAAAAAGTCTGGGCCGACATACCTGAGTCGGCTTCTTCTAAGTAAATAACTAAAACCGCTGAGGGTATGAATAAAAGGATTAGAAAATGTCTGCTCGTTGTTTACGCATATACAACATGCAATGTGGCTGACTGTGGTGTTTCTGTGTGAAGGAGGCCTGTGAGACATTGCACCAGTTCAGGGCAAAACGGAGACAGACTAAAGCACACCAAACTAAACAGTATGCTAGGTGTATTTGCTTTATTGttgctgtttcattacagccCAGATAGAATATAATTATCATAAGGCAAATAAAGATTTGGTTTGCAGTGACAAATGACTAATTGGTTGAATTCACAGAGATAAACTGTGAGGTGCCTCTATGAAACAAAGCCAAAGCAGTATTTGCTTGAGCTGTTTGGTGTTCTCATTCcagttgttattgttattttgatATCCCTTTAGGCCGTACGAGATATTTATTTCACCAGCATATACACTGTTGGTTCCTCAATGACAGCTGTGATAATATTTGTGCAGGCTGACCAAGATTACATTCAATTCCAGTTGACAAAAAAGAACAACTTTAGGAATTCTCTCTTATCTCAGAGAAACAACTTTGAATTATGCACTTTAGCTTGTAGTTTG contains:
- the ccser1 gene encoding serine-rich coiled-coil domain-containing protein 1 isoform X3; the encoded protein is MGESGSRRSTLVSRLPIFRRSSSKRQESLPSSPSSGGQGNGVHTSSPSSTNSSSGSTGKRRSLFRTPSLNFSAKRNSVPRVQPINLNLTPPLTQSTDTNGNNQQAITTSLSTGFSEGGGRPKSRHSFGFGSHKQKKIPRSQTEDFEKVSSSSSSSTANRNVFINCISGSGANEGDDSGFLDDYSGGSNNKRSSRKKQLLPKSFSAHHRFSRTSDHHRPPEVNLEPPSSTTITPGAGGLTPGSWPGELLGAGGESSLQSPMISEDRTTAITPSEFIPITEDSVSEVDALPAPSPGSGLAPESASVPGPAVDTAPPEPPPAPENFSVAVSNSQSSSQVFFTPAQSSTEKPLLPDTSTANNTDYETAISLSEPETAVPCLPLQEQSLEERKERSEERKEARDELSAEEKELVEERKAGYHTETTSESEACVVRSEGCHSNPEQSERRARNIRSIQERGSFCGCHEPRSSHLRKPHAASLCSSVSPYHEVMRMERRLRSSSEGAGGPRIHGNHRDAPGMEGCGLLKHRNNSSSSKLGSLDVLNNLGSSELDEDDLMLDLDLSDDQRHRHVSREDSSQSLASCLNLLHSPIDPSGDRIPGRENNQREPSRPTSLLPADWSSVLGLGREDEPLPPGLETLPFRLMQQDCTAVKTLLLRLRRTLQESTETSPASSLQSLPISPCSEKSLPFKDPGREEALLQQLREKDEQILRLHSELESAKAALKMKDCQMTDRTTQTEHAGPE